The DNA window TATACTTAATGCCCTCTTTAGATCTATAGGATAGTTGGGTGCTGGCTTTTCACCGTATATTGCAAGACCTATCCTTACATGTGTCGCAAAAGGAACCTTGTAAACTACACCCGCTGAACTTTCCAGATGTATGTCTACGTTTCTGTAAGCTTTTATTATCCTTTCAAACTTCTCTATCTGCTTAAGAGAAAACTCTCTGTCCAAAGGACTTGAGAGATGTGTAAGTACACCCCTGACCCTATCATCTTTTATTATCTCTTCAAGAAACCCCAACCTTCCCATGCCTGTATCATACTTAATATGAAAACCTATGTTAAGACCTTCTATAGCTTTAAGGTGTTGAGGATGAGAAACTACAGGTGTGAGATGATACTCATATAAAGCCTTTTCCTCACCCTTTAATACACCCCCTAAAATGAGTATATCTTTTTTTATACCTGCTTTTCTCAGTTCTATACCTTCTTCAATGCATGCAACAGCATAGGAGGAAACATCATTGAGGGTTTCCAGAATGCGACACACATGAGTGGCAGATACACCGTAAGCATCAGCTTTAACAACCGCTATGATCTTTTTGCCAGAAAATTTCCTTATCACCTTTATATTGTGCCTTATAGCTTCTGCATTTATCTCTAACAACGCTCTTGCCATATTGTAGATGCCTTTTATTATAATGCAGGCTGATATGCATCATCTTGCAGTCTTTTTGCAAGCTCTCTTAAAATTCTATCAAAACTTAAAAAGGAGGTATTGTTATGGCTCAAACGGTTACATTAAAAGGAAATCCAGTTATTTTATCTGGATCTTTACCTTCGGTAGGAGATAGAGCGCCTGAAGCCGTGGTTGTCACAAAGGATCTACAGGAAAAGATCATAGGTGGGGCTAAGGGTATAGTTCAACTGATAGTGACTGTACCGTCACTTGATACTCCAGTTTGCGAGACAGAAACTAAGAAATTTAACGAAATGCTTGCAGGAATGCAGAATGTGGATGTAACAGTAGTGTCTATGGACCTTCCCTTTGCAGAAAAAAGATTTTGCGAGAGTTTCAACATAGGTAATGTAACTGTAGCTTCCGACTTCAGATACAGGGATATGGAAAAGTATGGTGTTCTTATAGCTGAAGGCGCACTAAAGGGTATCTTAGCAAGAGCAGTTTTTATAATAGATAAAGATGGGAAAGTGGCTTACGTACAGCTTGTTCCTGAGATTACACAAGAACCTAATTACGATGAAGTTGTGAGTAAACTGAAATCTCTCGTATGATCTAATTGCCCCCTCCGGGGCGGTTTATAATAAAAACGCTATATGATTTATATCATATTAGAAAGACTCGGCAACATAAGATAATGGTGGTATGCTTATCAAAAGCTTCAAAGATA is part of the Hydrogenobacter sp. genome and encodes:
- the alr gene encoding alanine racemase, giving the protein MARALLEINAEAIRHNIKVIRKFSGKKIIAVVKADAYGVSATHVCRILETLNDVSSYAVACIEEGIELRKAGIKKDILILGGVLKGEEKALYEYHLTPVVSHPQHLKAIEGLNIGFHIKYDTGMGRLGFLEEIIKDDRVRGVLTHLSSPLDREFSLKQIEKFERIIKAYRNVDIHLESSAGVVYKVPFATHVRIGLAIYGEKPAPNYPIDLKRALSIKARIISVKNLPAGYPISYSRTHITEREKKVGVVAFGYADGLAKSLSNVGYLYWNGKPVKILGNITMDMTIIDLEGTDANVGDWVEVVGDHQGFSDLAKLAGTIPYEIMCNVSSRVKRILLL
- the tpx gene encoding thiol peroxidase, with the protein product MAQTVTLKGNPVILSGSLPSVGDRAPEAVVVTKDLQEKIIGGAKGIVQLIVTVPSLDTPVCETETKKFNEMLAGMQNVDVTVVSMDLPFAEKRFCESFNIGNVTVASDFRYRDMEKYGVLIAEGALKGILARAVFIIDKDGKVAYVQLVPEITQEPNYDEVVSKLKSLV